From the genome of Papilio machaon chromosome 9, ilPapMach1.1, whole genome shotgun sequence, one region includes:
- the LOC106712937 gene encoding activin receptor type-2A: protein MVAKSALNFTLLVLGIQGTVLGAPPMEENLPPRPKGGGVETKYCEFFNDSSVCDETKNPNCPPPEVKRDECQAIESDKSNHCFTLWHFNNETNKATVKVKGCFLDTVACNDRASSCRLHNVKLPLLHCCCEGDMCNENATFPGLEAGMSAQTELPPERVPASPLPTPDDDTKAVIAYTLTPLFILFGVLVGCYLLYRKRKGSSFAELANGEASLSRPPSAGAGMDHETGGLLSQVTLCEVRARGRFGAVWRAKLGPKDVAVKVFPLQDKQSWLAEQEIYRLPRMDHPDILHYIGVDKKGDNLQAEYWLISAYHEKGSLCDYLKAHTLTWAEAWRIAACVARGLAHLHEEGGGKPAVAHRDFKSKNVLLKSDMSACIADFGLALIFVAGRGCGDAHGQVGTRRYMAPEVLDGAINFTKDAFLRIDMYACALVLWEIASRCDEGGVEPTAQYRLPLEEEVGSHPGLEEMQEAVVQRKLRPHIPPRWREHPGLFVLCDTMEECWDHDAEARLSASCVLERVAAQRPASATAPALPPFTHDTTPLLIHELAEQQVC, encoded by the exons ATGGTTGCCAAGTCTGCgcttaattttactttgctTGTACTTG gTATACAGGGAACAGTGCTAGGAGCACCTCCTATGGAAGAAAACCTACCACCCAGACCAAAAGGTGGTGGTGTAGAAACTAAGTACtgtgaattttttaatgactCCTCAGTATGTGATGAAACAAAAAACCCTAACTGTCCACCTCCTGAAGTGAAAAGGGATGAATGTCAAGCTATAGAATCAGACAAAAGTAACCACTGCTTTACTCTTTGGCATTTTAACAATGAAACCAACAAAGCAACGGTTAAAGTTAAAGGATGTTTTCTTGATACGGTAGCTTGTAACGACAGAGCATCGAGTTGCAGATTACACAATGTCAAACTGCCACTATTACATTGCTGCTGCGAAGGTGACATGTGCAATGAGAATGCAACATTCCCTGGGTTAGAGGCAGGTATGTCAGCACAGACTGAGTTACCACCGGAAAGAGTACCAGCCTCACCATTACCAACCCCTGATGATGATACGAAAGCTGTCATTGCATACACATTGACTCCTCTATTTATACTGTTTGGGGTTTTAGTAGGATGTTACCTATTGTATAGGAAACGCAAAGGTAGCTCTTTTGCTGAATTGGCAAACGGTGAAGCTTCGCTATCTAGGCCACCATCAGCGGGTGCGGGTATGGATCATGAGACTGGTGGATTGCTAAGTCAAGTTACATTATGTGAGGTGCGAGCGCGCGGTCGATTTGGTGCAGTTTGGAGAGCAAAGTTAGGTCCAAAAGATGTTGCAGTGAAAGTTTTTCCGTTGCAAGATAAACAGTCATGGTTGGCTGAACAGGAGATATATCGTCTTCCGAGAATGGATCATCCTGATATTTTACACTATATCGGAGTTGACAAAAAAGGCGACAATCTGCAGGCTGAATATTGGCTTATAAGTGCATATCATGAGAAg GGTTCTCTATGTGACTACTTGAAAGCACATACCCTAACCTGGGCTGAAGCTTGGCGTATAGCAGCCTGCGTCGCTCGAGGCTTAGCACATCTTCATGAAGAAGGAGGTGGAAAGCCAGCAGTCGCTCATCGGGACTTTAAATCAAAGAATGTGCTTTTAAAATCTGATATGAGTGCTTGTATTGCCGACTTTGGTCTTGCATTGATATTTGTCGCTGGTAGAGGCTGTGGTGATGCCCACGGCCAAGTTGGAACGCGGAGATATATGGCGCCTGAAGTATTGGACGGAGCAATAAATTTCACTAAGGATGCTTTCCTGAGAATTGATATGTATGCCTGTGCACTTGTGTTATGGGAAATTGCATCGAG ATGTGATGAAGGTGGTGTGGAACCAACAGCTCAGTACAGGTTACCCCTTGAAGAGGAAGTTGGGTCCCATCCGGGTCTGGAGGAGATGCAGGAGGCTGTTGTACAAAGAAAACTTAGACCACATATCCCACCTCGATGGCGAGAGCATCCA GGACTATTTGTGCTTTGTGATACGATGGAGGAATGCTGGGATCATGATGCAGAAGCTCGACTGTCCGCGTCCTGCGTGCTCGAACGAGTGGCAGCTCAGAGACCAGCGTCAGCCACTGCCCCAGCTCTTCCACCTTTCACACACGACACCACTCCACTGCTCATCCACGAGCTCGCAGAGCAACAAGTCTGCTGA
- the LOC106712939 gene encoding eukaryotic translation initiation factor 4E type 2: MSERKMCKFYNLNVPDRRSGSGDGGALNHTGNEDDDRNEDEGIQPYVPPHEHKLEYSYWMWFSQRPPTRDLSTTTTGYGQALRMVGRMGSVEQWWGLYSHLSRPDELPPLSNLHLFKLGIKPMWEDPANVNGGKWVVRLRKSQTGRAWEELCMAMLGEQFMVGPELCGIVLSVRFQEDHLAVWHRTATDLAAAARVRDAMKRILQLPSTVNLEYKVHKDCLRATNRHEEEMNHRS; encoded by the exons ATGAGTGAACGTAAAATGTGCAAGTTCTATAACTTAAACGTACCTGATCGACGGTCTGGTTCCGGTGACGGAGGCGCGCTGAATCATACAGGTAATGAAGATGATGATCGTAATGAGGACGAAGGTATCCAGCCATACGTACCTCCTCATGAACACAAGTTGGAGTACAGTTATTGGATGTGGTTCTCCCAACGGCCGCCAACTCGTGATCTATCCACAACCACTACGGGCTACGGCCAG GCGTTACGTATGGTGGGTCGCATGGGCAGCGTAGAGCAGTGGTGGGGGTTGTACTCGCACCTGTCGCGCCCCGACGAGCTGCCGCCTCTCTCCAACCTGCACCTCTTCAAACTAGGCATCAAGCCTATGTGGGAAGACCCTGCCAATGTTAATGGTGGGAAATGG GTTGTGAGATTGCGCAAGTCCCAGACGGGGCGCGCGTGGGAGGAACTCTGCATGGCGATGCTGGGTGAACAGTTCATGGTGGGTCCGGAGCTATGCGGCATCGTGCTCTCCGTACGCTTCCAG GAAGACCATTTGGCTGTGTGGCACAGAACGGCAACAGATTTAGCCGCAGCAGCCCGGGTCCGGGATGCTATGAAACGGATCCTGCAGCTGCCGAGTACAGTGAACCTCGAGTACAAAGTACATAAGGACTGCCTGCGAGCCACCAACAGGCACGAGGAGGAGATGAACCATCGCTCCTAG